The genomic region GCAAACCGCCCCGATTTTTTCGTGAGAACATGTTATTGCAAAATGATGGGAAATTGAATTTCCCATTAAAGAATTTACTTTCTTAAAATTAGTCGTAtcttttttgtgtgcaaaatttaaaatatagatGTATGCACTCAATGCAAGCTTATGATCTCACAACACCGCGGTTAGAATAAAACGCAAGAACATTTTTAAGGCAGCTAACTTAGATGTGAACATATCTATTGTATTAAGAGAGTTATCTTTCATTACATGACACACCAACGGTTTTTAGTATGTAAATTGTGTAAAAAGGATATTAACGTTGACAGTCATTGAACAACTATTTAACATCTGTATAAATACCAAATCTGTAACACTGATTATGAGcttgtaaaaacttaaaaaaaaaatatttcccgCATGTCGCAGAAGAAAGTCGTTTTACGAATGTCCTTACAGTTATTACCTCTATGTTCATAACCATTTCAGTCGCACATTAAATCCTGCTAGGTTATGGACAATAATCAATGTGTAATTTTGAGTACTTGAAAATCAGTGCTCTTACTTTCAGAATATGTAATGTTGTACATCGTTTACAGTCGAAAAAGAAatagaatatataaataaaatagctCCGTTCAATTGAGTAGCTATCTTCTTGAACAGCATCATGCTTAAATAAACTACCGTAGCATCATGTTTCAAAATAGTGCCACGCTCGTGAATCGAGCATCCAGCTAAATGAAGGGAAAGGCATCACGTGTTACCCTTGCCTACTAaaatgcaaagtgaaaatagcgatgtgcaaacatcatacaaccagaacagcctgcgacaactcgcagtatgttcaggttttatgctatttgctgctcatcagtatcttggaAATAAAGCCTCTTAAACTTAAATGttgtaagaaatgtctttaattaaatgcaactttctaaggaactacacatgcgtcaaaatacgtatctaagaagTAAAAGGTAAATTCAACGCGCATCATGCTTTAAATACTAGAAAAATTGTCGATACATGTGGGAATTTTGCTAAAATACGAGCTTCGTGCTATAATTCACGAGCATAATGCCGAAATAAACGATCTTCATGAGAAAAAAAAGAGCACCAGACTCGTAAAATCAAGCAACTTGTTCAACGAACAGCATCATGCAAAATAATGATGGGCTGGCATCTTGATCGGTTGACGAGTGTCGCAAAATCGAATCGATTATGTGGTTCAAAGAAGGGCAACATTCCGTATGCACCAATACTAGTTTCAATAAAACCAGAACGGTTGACATGATTCGCCCTTATCACATATCGAGTATTGTTTCACTTGGCGAGTACCTTTTAATGAGTTGAGTTAGACAGAAATACAGACAGAAATACAAGTGGAAAAacacacagacatacacacatacagacacacagacatacatacagacggCCACACTGACAGACACGCTGTTTATCCAAACCTATGTGGCATAACATCGTGTTTAGATATATTCAGACATTAATTTAACTAGGTCTAACAACAAAAAACTTATATACAAATTTATCGTCACGGAATACATTAAGTACAAAATGCAACACAACCTAAGGTCTATCAATACGGGAAGGTCATAAATCTGAACAGTTTTACCGGTAtgtcatatattttttaacataaggCCACTTCAGCATCAGACTGCGTCATAAAATTCACTTGTTACAAAGCTTTTTATCGTCAAACAAAAGGGACACTGATGTGGGTTCTCAGAGTCAAAATACTGGCTCAAAAACCAATATCCTTTAGAAAACAAATCAAACCAACTGCTGAAGCATCACAGTGACACGCAAATATAACAATTGAGTAGTAATCATCCTgcaaaacaaacaaacgaactAAATTACCCACAACACAAACAAGGCACACACGATACACACGGTGTAGacgcatatcggtggcctttctgtcaaaatgctgcctcttaTCATAAACTCTATCGAAAATGAAATGATGACGAGGGTGCTGGGACAATAGTGCACACATACCACTTTGattactttttaacatagcttctTCTTAATATGTCAAATAGctaatgtcattgatatcatctctATGATCAAACCTGTACGTTCAATGCACGCCATATAGTAATTTTCATAAAtcttacttaaaaaatgcctactttcgcattcgttgtggcacggaaagcctctcgatcgaCTCACTTTTATGGCAGCGAAGAATgtacagagaggcagcattttgacagaaaggccaccgatatgaTTCTATACCGTGATACATGCCTACCAGCTGAAACATCAGACAGGCCTAACGCGAACACGCCCAAAACATGGCAACCTAGAACACTAAAacgtatataaaacaaaatgggGAAATAACACATCCGAAACTAAAATGAACACAGCAAACACGTATGTAAATCACTCACTCTAATGAAAATGACTGTACAAAAGCTTATTTAACAATTCATGATAAACTCTTGTTTTGATAAAGTTATTTgtgcaatgtttacattaatgaaAAAGTTGttaatcaacaacaacagcaacaacaacaacaacaacatttatttcagcaataaagctAATAAATCAGTTAATGCCTTGAACAAATCGTCAATCTTTCATTACGAAAAATGGATGTTTCAATCATTTCCGAAAATAAATTTATCTATACAACAAAGATAAGTTTACTTTTTTGGACAAGTCATAAAACGTGTGTTGGCTTCATTTCACTTCCATTAAAATAATAAGGTTAGCTCGAATTACTTATTGTCAAGGGTCGTCCTGAAGAATCGCTCGCACTTTGGAATGAAACTATATTTCAAGCTATTTTCGTGAAATATAACAGCTCCTCTTTTTCGGGTCgtttaagaacatttttaatcattaaaacttcaatattttatcatgGTGTCTATTCATGCATGCACACACCTATTTCTGGACACCAAAGGTATGATAATTTAATTACTTACGCAGCAGAATGTTAATGAGACACACGTCACGTATCACACGTAGATTTAAACAACTTTTAGCAAACTGTTTTAACAGGTTTCATTCGACACGGGCGAAGCAAGCAGGAGCTACCAAGGTTTGTGTTAAGCTTTTGTGCAGTCGAATTCATAAGAATACGGGATGAAGATGAAGGTGATGGCAATTCTTCTGTTTGTATTCGCACTTAACATGTTAGAAGTGCAATGCCAGGACGCAATGATGAACTATTTGCTCATGAGTAGACTTATGGGCGGCAATAGCGGAAGCGGAGGCGGAAGGAGCAGTACCGCCGGGCAGACCCAGGCTGCTTCTTCAAATCCACTTATGGGTTTAATGTCTACGTCGGGAGCTGGCGGTATGAGCGGCATGCCCATGATGGCTGCGATGGGAGGTGGCATGATGGGAggtttgcattttgtttttcatGAAAAATGAACATTATCTGTTTAAGAAAACCGTAGTCATTCACAGGTTTTGCGTGTACTGTGCAAACGTTCTTATTTCAGAATAAATACAGAACAATAAACTGATGTAATTGACACGAACGACTGTGAGcccatttttattcatttcttCGTGTATGCCATGTGCTTTTGTCTCGTGTCATGTATTGGCAATTGGACTATTGTCTACAATTAAGGACGCTAGGAATGCTAAGAAATATCTCCTACGAAATGCTAGAAGAGCTATTAAAAGACAATCAACGAATATCTCCCTGAATTTcagcactgtttgtttttttatttcagattcaTTCATGCAAATGATGATGTGTCGAAGCCTTCCTCCTCAGTTAAGTAATTTCTGTATGATGGAAGCCATGGCTTAGGACCAGTCCTCCACTGACTCTACCGGACTTGGACGAGCGTTATACGTCTAGGCCTGGGTATGGCTGACTTCTTCAGGGAGATTGCCTATCACAAACTGACATTTAGCCAAAGCATCGCCGCCAAATTACTTTTTTTCCCACGAATTTTTCACCAATCAAAGGCGTACAGGTGTGCATATGAAATCTTTGCAATGGCATAAACGTTTGTGAGAAGACTTTATCTCGACGGATTTTGGATATTTAAAAAACGATATAAAACATATTTGCTTAGAAAAACATATTTGCTTAACAATAACAATGCTAAAAAAACTCTTATAACAAAGATAAAATGTCTTGGgtttaagccctgcacatttgtTTGTACAATTACCGTGTAAACATTAGATTATTTATGGTATTAATAATCACAACATATTTTCAACGCCATGTTAGTGATAGACTTTATTTTCTAGTTATCAAAAAAAGCTTAAGAAGctctttttattttcacattatcaaATAAAAGCGCTATAAACTCTTTATTATTGTGGCATTTTATGTGTATTGTTATCCATAACGAgtcattatttataatatgtttcgtagtgaatgatgtttttgttttaaatttatagttTACGTTTGCATATGTTTAATTCGCTGACACGTTTATGTATAGTTATGTTGTTCAAATGAGAACATGCATTAGAAGATGCAAACGCCAAATAAATGTCGTTTTGAAAAATGAGCACGCACAAGAAGAAAATTCGGAAGCATGCTTTGATGTTTTGATAAAGTTAGATCATTACCTTATACGTTCCTTACATGAGAAATAGTAAACaatgtatttaaagtttcaaaattTGCAAAACTTTCCTCTTATCTCAATGTGGCTGTTCTTTGGTAAATTGCAGTCAGATACTTACAAGCACATTACGAATTTGCCTggaataaattaaaataagacaatCGGAATTTGAACCATGCTACACTCTACCACATTCTCAACTGTACGTAACGTGTTGCTACGGAACAATAGAATGCtgtaaatcaaagtataaacatGTTCATACTAAATTACATTTTCGTGTGACGATAagtacaaaatatcaaatatGCACTCCATGATACATAGTGGTTTGAGAAATTTACCGCGATAAAAGTTGAACATATACAAGTATTTCGTGTTTTTCGGTACGCACTTATTGTACCTTTATAATGTTATAAGCCACGATTTGAGTTAAGAATAGCAACTTTGTTATATAAATGAACGTAAAAGAATGGACCTCTTGTTAGCTTACTGACAGTTATGAGTGGAAACGACAGTAATGTGACGTTCATCTTTAGACGTTTTTTGACGCACATCAAAATATAAACGTAATGTAGGCCGACCGTAAATTATTATGTGCATGTCGCATGAGTTACAGCTTAAAGTTATAGATAAGCTCGTTTGTAGTTACAGATGCTTGCGTGTCaggttgaaaaaaacaacacttcgTGATTAATATGATACATGTTGTCCCTCTATGTAGTGGCATACTCACACACTCACTGAAACATTACTGTCATGTAGCAATTCCTATTTATCTGTTTGACTTTAACTAAAAATGCATAAGATACGATGTTTAACTCGGGTGGTAATGCATAAATTAATGCACAAAGTAGCGATGTCGACATAATTAagattaactcatttatgccttgcgtctagaaaaggcttttgcaaacagcgatgacccagattagacgccgcatgatgcggcatctcatccgggtctgcgctgtttgcttaaggaatCTTctagaaattttctaaatatataaacCTTTCATTACTAGATTTGGACATTCCTTTACATCCAACTTAGACTGGACCATCGGACCAGTCATCTGTAATTTTCTCCTGGAACGTCAATAATTTTGGTGGACCTGGTCTTCGGTCCATTGGCTAAATTCGAACACTACGTTAATTTACGACTTAATAATTGCAGTAGATGCAATAAATATATTGGTAACGGGTGGGTGAGTAGACACGTTAATGGCAGAACATCAAAacgaaaaagaaaatgaaatggaaaaacatgagaaaaatatataatatttttaatgtgtttgatTGAGAATGTAACACAATGCTCgttaataccaatacatttattattggaattatgttgtggttcattctttgttagactcatAGACTTTTTCTTAGCGCCAACTTATATAtacgttgaatttcttttttttcatctttgtaatttgcatgaatcctgtataaaattatTAGAGATTGTAAATCAGTCGCATTGTCATCCTTAATGGTTTTTTTATAAATCACACTACTGTAGAAAGTTAAAAGTTAATTACATcattgtttgcatttttcgtgGCCGTTCGATTGGCCTATGTACAAAAGCCGAACTTCATGTCCCgtgactgtaagtaatattaaatatgttcaaaGAGCGAGCAACTATAGTgccatcagcgctttgattatttttgtgAGGCAATTGAGTCAATGTAATTTCccgccacgatatccgaacatttacgagctaACGCGAGACAAGCTTTGGGCAGCGTCGGAAAAACAACTTATTCATGACATTGTGAAGTACGTCCAAttgggacacctcggacaattccgccatatcggcgatcgtctgtgacggtgtggtgtagcccactgtccgatgcgttcagattgaagTACGTCgtgccaatcgtgatacatcggctatctcggattcctccgtaaataaaccagaggccgcatgagcctgctatactctgaacaagtattgtttcttctcagaaaactggcttaagtgtcttactaagctttagactttgagtttcagtgcaatcaatctaaaataaattggtcaaattaaataataatttgtaaaaaataaacattctgcacaaattcaataatttactttacctgtgtgcatgaatcaattcagtcttgatggttagtgaactatgtcaaaagcaccatatctatgaaacacttgtattttgaatattgcaatgttccacagaaatgatgctgatgataattctacacgataatgaattattagatatatttctaaattccatttccaccaacaattcggttattccactacgagttcacatgcttcatacacagttaaaaaataacactatttcactcaacaaccgtgacacatgtactaaatttttcaacttttcgcaattaaaattgtcttctactgttattgttgttgttgtacttttgaaagtagttcaaaaaatggcgaccattaacccagagattgatttatgaaataaatcgtctgctgatccagagtgacgtcgtgcttccgaagctTCCCGAAGCCaatcgcgttcgctcgtaaatgtccggatatcgtagccggaaatGGACATGCTTTGTtcatgtgttaactttattttcgaaataatgtacgaaatattcgttgatgttgAGTGTTTATAGACTTTAAAACGCATTCAACTCAACATGATACCTAGAAGCACCCTATGAATTATTTTATGACATACGTTAATTTTTTCATCGGTTAAAATTACGTAGTAAGAATAGAAAATAGAGAATATAGAGACATTCATTCAAATTATTGACATCGCTTCGATATCGGATTATTTTAAAATCGTGTCGTATTGTTCAACTGTTGTTTATAAATTgaaccttgttctgagaaaacagtgcgtaatgcatgtgcgtaaagtgtcatcccagattagcctgtgaagtctgcacaggctaatcagggacgacattttccgcctaaattggatttttgctgagaaaagacttcattcaaacgaaatatgtcatagaagcggaaagcgtctgtgtggacagcacaggctaatctgggacgacactatacgcacaatcattaagcccagttttctcagaatgcgactcaatcGATGACACTTGATCCATTCACGAAGACATACACATTAACTTCGAAGCATTATACATTGTTGACCGTGCTATgcgaaaagggagtttaatgcatgtgcgtaaagtgtcttcccatattagcctgtgcagtccaatcaggctaatcagggacgactattatcgcctaaactggattttcgtaaagaagtaattccttaaaacgaaaaaaaacaatcaaagaaaacaaaaatagttgttcggactgcaaaggcttatctggggcgacactttacgcacgtgcattaaacccccttttgacAGAATGATGCTCATTTAATTAATATGCTCTTTATGAGTGTAATGAGGATCGTCTCATACGACATCAAGTACCAGATCTACCATATGTCAAAAAGTAATCGTAACTTAAGCATGTTAATCGGCTAATTTGCATATAAAAATCGATCAGGCATTTTATATCGTTATTCAACAGTATGATAAAATGGTTTCAATACGTGCATGACATGATGACATTCGTCTTCTTTGACTTTCTTATTGGTCAAGATTAATAATTAAAGATGATTTATGGAATATCTTATTCAACATAAGCGTTTTAAAGGAAATGTGTGtgccacattttttttcaaaacacatGGCACTTGTTAAATCGTTTAAAACTAAAGTTTTAatatttgtgttgaaatttgTTTCTCTAAAAGtagaataagaaaaaaatactttgaaaaacataaaacaaatccTCGTACGCTGCCCTCCAAAGTTTTTCTTTATCAAATatagtattttgttttattttgattaccGGTGTGTCCTATGTGTCTTTTGAAGGTTTATTAATGCATCAAATATATTTCCACATATTTTGATAtcgttaaggggtgttgcggcagtttatttaaccgaggatatatttatagcaacaccgatgatgctattatcacaactcaatatgtttgttatcagtatcatcagaaaagTCTATATGGGAGACGGTATTTTTACATGGGCGGGATCAATGTAACGCATGCGCCATTTTGAAACAACATTGCGGAGCGTATTAAAGTGTTTGAAGGCTGCGATGCTAATGAACGGGCGAGTGAGTTCATCAATAAACGGGATATGATGACAAACGAACGGtttgtcaaggtcaaatttgacaatTTCAAATTGCCAGGTATCTGTAATACTGTTTTTGTAATTAAGTACTATGTAATCGCTTAAAAGATTTGCCTATGCATGCGGCCATGCCATGGCATGAGGCTACGGCGCCCGGCCGATGGAACTTCTCAGCTTTAGAAGTTAGAACGATGATGTATAAGTTAACCGGTTGTGTGTAAATAacgttttaatgtatattttcaGTGGTTCTTTAACCAACATATTAGTATCATAAAAAAAACGCAGGATTGAGCCCCCCATACAgttgtccatataaacatactCCCAGTGCCATTGTTGATTTTTGCTATTGTGGCTCTGAGAGTACATATGCAcccattcataaaaaaaattgcagTTGTGCCCACAAATAAACAGACGGTGTTGCTTGCCAATCaaggaaagcgatgaataaacctcaaaaacacatgaaatttacctgaatggcagcctacagaggttatcctttgcatgcaacctaaattAAACACGTCgatacatgtttttcaacacacaatTCTTGctgatattttcattttgaaattttgaacaGTAATTTGAGTAAATATTGGACATCATTACCGACTTTGTTACTTCAAATATCACGATGTGCAAAAGATTTGTGTACTTCAGCCTATCCGATAATGATACGTTTGGTCGGTTACATTACAACATttcccaatatggtggatagagtgtacaaaagaataacaaagtaaataaaaagcaataccTTTTGCATGAGTCTGTGCTTTAGACAGCTAAACATTGATCAGCATTTGCAGTAGCAGTGTTCTTTAGCCTTTGCACTGGTGATGCAATTTTCTACCTTTGGACAATAGACAGCActttgcaactctcagcaactcTTTGGGTTATAAAACtcagagttgaattattgcaatttccagcaatatataattaaaaaaatacacagtttgaaattTTACCCCTCATAAATGAAGGAGGGGGCACAAGACACATACATATCACAGGAAGCGCCGGCCACACAACAGGTTAGTTCAGTGTGGGTTGTAATTGGTTGATAGTTTTGTTTCGGTTTGAACTTTTATCTTTCTGATGAAACAAAACATCTTAAAAAATACTTGTGTATAAAAAGAAGAAGTCTATTTATTACCTTTGTTTGAAAGGATTTTGTCATTTCTAGCTTGACTAATGATCAACACTTTTTTGCGCTATTTGCCCTTGTACAATCTCTGCAAATCAGTTAAGGTTAATATCCCCCGCAATagggcggagggatattgttttggagttgtccgtccgtctgtccttttgttcgtctttccgtccgtcagtccggagccatatcttggaagtgctttggcggatttcatcgaaacttggtatgagtatatatatatatatattacatgatGCGAGCTTAATttatacaccatctgttaataacggagttatggccctttgtatcttgaaaaaatgctttttttagtgtcaaatataacacttttgtgtccagaagcatattggcgggggatatcaattcaacgaatttgcttgtttgtctattttataaatctttagtaaTTCCATTATTCTCTTATATTGAAAAAAGATTTATTGTAATGGTTGAAAATGACTTAATCAGTGAGGCTTAGAAGACCTACTTTGTCATGCTGAGCAAATCAAAAACATCAGCacataatataatattgtaaacaaGCATAACATGATGTCCCACATATAAACAGTATAATGTCATTAGACTGTGAATATGATTGTGATTATGACACCTCCATGCATAACTCCGAACTGAAATTTCACAGAAATTAATTCAGGCACTtaaaattaaagttaaactaGGCGTGCAACAACTTCATAAATCTGTATCATTTTCAGATATTCCATTTGAAATAAGTATGCCTCAGAGTTATTTTAGGTTTCTGACAGAAAATAGTCTTAACAACGGAAAGGTGATTTTGGCCTATCTgtccctgtctgtctgtctgtctgtctgtctgtctgtctgtctgtctgtctgtaatactatgtgtgtgtgtctgtcccaaaactgtaaccttgctcataaaatgaaaactcttgggtctgtgttctttaaacttcacatgagcatgcatctcattgagatctacaatcaaacatggtttgaggtcagtaggtcaaaggtcactgtgacctttacatttaaaatgtaaccttgcttataaaataaaaagtctacagatgaagtgtgagttttaaaccggtccattgatttttggtga from Dreissena polymorpha isolate Duluth1 chromosome 5, UMN_Dpol_1.0, whole genome shotgun sequence harbors:
- the LOC127882199 gene encoding uncharacterized protein LOC127882199; this encodes MKMKVMAILLFVFALNMLEVQCQDAMMNYLLMSRLMGGNSGSGGGRSSTAGQTQAASSNPLMGLMSTSGAGGMSGMPMMAAMGGGMMGDSFMQMMMCRSLPPQLSNFCMMEAMA